The following DNA comes from Triticum aestivum cultivar Chinese Spring chromosome 3D, IWGSC CS RefSeq v2.1, whole genome shotgun sequence.
GTCTACAGTCACATCCATCATTCTCTGCTGAAGATGCAGGACACACACGGCAGCAAGTCTACAGTCGTACTCCTAATCGCAAGAACACATACGGCAGGAGGTCGCATTCTTAGCTTGCAGTTTTTTGCTGGACTTCCAAGTCGTTTGAATGTTATTTATATGGCTGAAAATAACACAGATTATATCAGAATGATGTGGCAATTTGTTCTCGGTGTACAAGTCATTTGACGTTTACATGTCTGAAATTATTGCTGTAGAAATTTAAATGACAGAGACAGGACTTTCCTTGCTTTTGAGAGTGAGGTGTCCTGGGGGCGAGGTTGCTGCTGCTGTCCAGGTATTTGTACTTTTGTAGTGGTTCATATGAGCCAGAGGACTCGTCCTTCTCGCAGGGGCTGTTTACTGCTGAAGATGCGGGACTGGAACGGCAGCGAGTCTACAATCGCACTCGAAATTGCAGGAACACACACGGCAGGAGGTAGCATTCCTGGCTTGTATTTTTCTGCTGAACTTtgatgttatttgaatattttttataCGGCTGAAATTACCGGCGATTAAATCGGAATGCGTGTGATAGCAAGAAACCCAAAATAAATTCATTCAACCATGTATTCGTGCTAACAATGTTTTAACAGAAACCCCAAATAACACTTCAGCTTCCACGAGCTATTATTCATATACTATTAATAATAAGTGTCTTCCAGAAAGATGATTACAGTCAACCAGTTAAGCAGTCGGAGTTCTACATCCTCTTTAACTGCTACTCCTAGATTTTATTACATGTTTCCACGTACAAGATCACTTGACCCGGGAAACATAAGAATCTGAGATCTCATCCTCCTCCGGGATCTCGGTCAGCTCGGATAACAAAGGGTAAGAGTCCGGAACAGCAGTGTGCTCATCATCACAGAAGAATGGCCTGGAAGGCATCTGCAGGCCATCGAGGCCACCTTCCAGCATCTCTATGACCTCGCTCATTGTCGGCCTGTCATGCGACTTCATCTGGATGCACCATAATCCAACAATGCATAGCTTTCTCTCCAACTCATGCATGTCGTCAACAGGAGTTATCTCACACACTTCTTGTGCAGTTAGTCTGTCATACACCCATGATGGGTAGTACGCTTGGCTCGAGTTTGCTGCGTTCGGGTCAGCATTCCTTCTTCCTCCAGCCATCTCCAGCAGCAGCATGCCAAAGCTGTAAACGTCAGACTTGCTCGATATGACACCAAAGCTCCGAGACATCATCTCAGGAGCTATGTACCCAACAGTTCCCCGTAGGGCTCTCGATGGCACAAAACTCTTGTCCCTTGGATACAGTTTGGCAAGACCAAAATCAGCAACTTTTGGGACAAAATTGCTATCAAGAAGGATGTTGTGTGGCTTGATGTCAAAGTGTAGAATCTGCATCTCACACCCCTGATGTAGGTAGTTGATCCCTCGGGCAATGCCCAAAGCGATCTCGATGAGCTTGTCCCAGGAGAAACTCTTCTCAGCTGAGAAGATATACTTGTCAAGAGAACCTCGAGGCATGTACTCGTATACGAGAGCCCTCCTCATCTCTTCGGAGCAGAATCCCAAAAGATGAACCACATTGACATGGTGGATCCTGCCAATGGTAGAGACCTCACTGATGAAATCCTCTCCGTTGCAGTTGGAGTTACCTTCTAGCATCTTGACCGCGACATGAACATTGCCTGGCAGTAGCACGCCCTTGAACACAGAGCCATAGCCTCCTTGACCCAATTTATCTCTGAAATGGCTTGTGATTGCGGTGATGTCGGTGTAGGCGTACCTCGTCGGGCCAAGAATTTGTTGCATACGGAGGAACTTCTCGACTACATCAATTGATATCCTTGTTTTCCAGTACTTGTAGACCAGGAAAATCAACACAGACAGAGGCGCCAATATGAACCTGCATAGGACTGCCCAAATAAGGCAGCAGAAATGTATACATCATATTGATGGTGCAAAATTACGGATTACGCAATATAAATTACATCGTGGTACAATAAGAACCTATCAAAGAACAGCTTACACAACAGGCTAAAAAGGAAAACGGATGATTATTGTTGTTAGAAAATTTTCACTTACCAATAAGTAACTTGATGATATTAATAGCAGGTACAATGGTTTGCAATCTCAAAAACATCTTTGGCTGGCAGTGGTAACCCTCATCGCGGTAATAATTTACGCAGTTGAAGAAATGTATCTCACTCCAGAAATAGGCATGAGCCCACTTCAGGATGCTTGCATCAGATATTTGCTCCTTGAAGTATCTGCAAGGCACACCGTTACACAAAAAGGAAATTAAGAAGGGGACACACTTCTTAGATAAGAGTAAACTGCCCTTCCTTCCACCACCTAGTTTAAGCGGCTGGTATAGCCACCGATATTTTAGAAGATGCACATGTGTGATGATGCGTGCGGGTTGTGTTTGTTGCCTAAAATGGAAAATGAGGATGTTTGGTTTTCTGTGCACATAGTACCATGTAATTCAACCAGCTTTGCACTTTGGACTAGCTTTTCTATTCAACATATGTGCTCTGACAACTGGCCCCCGCAGATGTTCTTTTTTAGACAAGAGATGCTATGGGCTCTTAAATAGAAATAGAAAGAGTTTAAGTAGCCATGTCGGATATGATTGTGTCCTTCTAATTAACTATTGTCCAACTAAATTAGCAAATAGCAATCTTAGTTTAGCGTGATTGTACCCATTTGAAGCTCTGGTGGCTTAACAGGTCACGTTAATTCTTCTTGTTAAAAAAAATGAGGAAGTGACCCAAATTCAGGAAGAAATGGAATGAGAGGGTGACATGGCTACACTCCAGAGCACAAACTCACCTGGTTGAATTGTTCAGGCATATATTAATGGCTTCAGAGCAAGTACGCTTCCCGTTCACATTGATGGGAAACTGAACAGAAAACCCATTCTTTATAAATCCCATGATATCTGCATAACTTGCATTCTCTACTACTTGTTGGCTGTCAGAAGAATATCGGTAGTCACCAAAGGGGACCATGGCCAAGTAGCCGCAAGAAGATCGAAGATCTCCAAACACACAATCGTCGGGAGACACCCATACATAAACATGTGAATTGCTCCCGCTCAGGCATGTAACAGCCTTGTACATGCTGTTATTAGTTATTGCTCGCGAACAATTGGTGAAGCATGCCCAGATGGCTCgagttgccaaatcaagatagtaATCTGAATCAATGAAGCCGTATGTGTAAGGACCTTGGTTCCACCGAGGAAGAGAGCAGCAGCTGTTGGCATTAAAATTGGCGTCCACAACCCAGAAGGATGAATCAGTATAGTTGATGCCAGTAACATAGTATGTTCCAGTGTTGATGTAAATTGTAGCCTTGCTACTGCTACAAACCAGCTCATATCCTTGAGCACCACACCCAGGTGGGTCGCCTGGACGTCGGAAAGGATACCGTACGTCTCGGAGATGCCCGCATGAAAAACTTGGGCACTTGTCTCCTCCCTGGACATCTTCCAAAAGAACTACGAGCACAGAGAAAACAGTCAGGGCTTGCAGGGAAATAGAACAATGATACACACCAGGCTTCGCCATGAAAGTTTTGCAGATGCTTGAGTACTCCCACAAGAGAATTGATATCCTAGTTCTGGAGAAGATTACTTGATTATATAAGGAAGGCCCAGCATGATTGGGATACTACTGACTTTGGAATGGAAAAAAAAATCGCTATCTGACTGTACAAAGAACATAGCTGGAGCTGGAACAAAACATTGACTGAGCTGCCAATTTATATTGGACTTACCGTAATATTCTGCTCCATTTACTTGGTAAGGGTTCATATTTTCCAGAGGTGACAATGACAGCATGCTAGAGTTTCCATGCAGTGCCCTTGACGCACGGCAGAAGTGCTTGTAGTCAAAAGAAATTCCTCTGCAGGCACATATATAGCTATCAATACAGTATGAATCTGATCAAGAGGGTGGCAATCACAGTACTAGAACTTCCACGCATGAAACTGATGGAAGTATTCGAGTTTCCACATGGTTCTAGAATCCTTGACTACAACTACTGTGCAGTCACTCTCGAAGCACTAGAACACGGCATGAGGTTGCATTCACAGCAGGAATTCAACCATGATAATTAAGGCGcatgactatatatatataaatatatatatataagaggcaCAACTCTGGTTGCTACCTGTGAAGCTAATTAAGCAATCTAGAGCTACTATTTTATACTTGCAGTAGCTTGCTTGCCTTCATCTCCATTCCTCTTCCTCTACATTCCGGTTAGAGATACACCAAGATGAGTAAATTCCTTGTTGCAGCTGTCCTGCTATCTCTCGCCAACCATGGAGCTGACATGGCCACAGCGTGGGATGATAAAGATTTCTTCAGATACTGTCCACCGTACAGTTGCAGCAAACATGGCCCAGAGATCAGGTTTCCTCTCCGACTTAAATCCAACAATACATCATCATCATGCGGCGGACCATGCATGGGGATGGAGTTAGCATGCTCTGGCCAGGACACCATCCTTGTTCACCCAGTCCTTGGCCCATGTAAGGTCACTGCCATAGATTACAGTAGGAGTGCCATGAATATCACCCAGCTTTTATACTCCTCATCTCCCTGTCCGCTCAAGGAGCTCTTCTCCAGAAGCATACCGATTGATGCCTATGAAGAGAACCAGGGCCCATGTCCGGTCACATTTTATGAGTACAATACAACCCTAGTATGCTGTCCGAGAGAGTTCACGCCAACAAGCAGTATTTATGCTGCCGAAGGGATTGCTGGGCCAGTCTCCTGCCTTAGTAATGCAACTCACTTTTTGTATTTGGTGGACGCATCTGAGCCCATTTCCATTTTTCCACCGGATTGCAAGGTGTGCTCGGATGCCGCTGTCCCCATACCATATCTCTTCAAGTCAGGTGGCCTCAGCTTTGCTGAGATAACGCTGGACTGGTATGTAACGGGCCAAGGCATCTGGTGCCCAGACTGTGAACGCCAAGGGAGACACTGTGCATTCAGCTCGCAAAGGAATCAAACATTCTGCATGCCTCATGCTCATGGTATTGCTTCTAACTAGCCGAAAGTACCATATAGTTGTACCTAGCCCGTTTATTTTGTTATAATGTCttaaattttatattattttgacagTTTCTAGTGCGTCTGAATTCTTCAAAGATTTGATATCTGGTGTTTTGGTTCTTTTCTTTGCTTCGTAGCCTTGCAAGCATAGCTTGTTAGCTTTTATTTGTTGCCTTTCGGTTTTGAGTTTTCTTTCTGGGTTTGGTATGTATCCATTTTGCACAATCCTTAATATGAATTCACATGCATTTCATGCTTGGctgagaaaaaggaaaataaatcatTTGAGTCGCTAGTTTGAGAATTCACATTGAGGCGCC
Coding sequences within:
- the LOC123076777 gene encoding rust resistance kinase Lr10-like, which produces MAKPGVYHCSISLQALTVFSVLVVLLEDVQGGDKCPSFSCGHLRDVRYPFRRPGDPPGCGAQGYELVCSSSKATIYINTGTYYVTGINYTDSSFWVVDANFNANSCCSLPRWNQGPYTYGFIDSDYYLDLATRAIWACFTNCSRAITNNSMYKAVTCLSGSNSHVYVWVSPDDCVFGDLRSSCGYLAMVPFGDYRYSSDSQQVVENASYADIMGFIKNGFSVQFPINVNGKRTCSEAINICLNNSTRYFKEQISDASILKWAHAYFWSEIHFFNCVNYYRDEGYHCQPKMFLRLQTIVPAINIIKLLIVLCRFILAPLSVLIFLVYKYWKTRISIDVVEKFLRMQQILGPTRYAYTDITAITSHFRDKLGQGGYGSVFKGVLLPGNVHVAVKMLEGNSNCNGEDFISEVSTIGRIHHVNVVHLLGFCSEEMRRALVYEYMPRGSLDKYIFSAEKSFSWDKLIEIALGIARGINYLHQGCEMQILHFDIKPHNILLDSNFVPKVADFGLAKLYPRDKSFVPSRALRGTVGYIAPEMMSRSFGVISSKSDVYSFGMLLLEMAGGRRNADPNAANSSQAYYPSWVYDRLTAQEVCEITPVDDMHELERKLCIVGLWCIQMKSHDRPTMSEVIEMLEGGLDGLQMPSRPFFCDDEHTAVPDSYPLLSELTEIPEEDEISDSYVSRVK